One genomic window of Mycolicibacterium neoaurum includes the following:
- a CDS encoding VCBS domain-containing protein has translation MCAITIDDVHRMYDAAKGRHLGPETGTGITAVPRSGPQAWTLATPIVLRANEAPVAAVEVGNPHPITGAIFGSVTAVDQGNGAISYGPTLFTTAKGGLVSVGATSGHFTYTPSVQARQVARMSSEDEHKFDSFEVTVSDLYGRSVEVQVRVPLSTAHVPPTGAARLRMPDANGVVVGHIEGTAWDGAKLTYSLANDGNPADSTVESAYSLKGGLVQLDPATGQFVFIPTVSTAAIPGLDTDRFVVTAIDNQGGTADIVVRPLAHLRIDTETTAVTPNMQRGRLSVASDGDGPISFGVGRPPAKGSAQVSSNGTYVYTRTPGLGHGITADDSFTIIGTDDFGRSITVATVQVCPPLADTSPVTGCAQLTESVVNTAGVQTTRGRIVATAADGRPLRVEGGGLPGNTVISAKGSSVTVNDDGTFTYSSALNTTIGHAAAAVTALAADKHDHFTVTAEDGTLVVVPVHLLPHNQLPTQSTVGTSGRLALLKTASWTTTVVDPDGDDITFDVVQDNPRGSVSVYRTRTGAFLVNYTSTSGKCGRFHPSESFTVRYFDGHVRPDGSPAYVSVTYTF, from the coding sequence TTGTGCGCCATCACCATCGACGATGTGCACCGCATGTACGACGCGGCGAAGGGCCGTCATCTCGGTCCGGAGACCGGTACCGGCATCACCGCGGTGCCCCGCTCCGGTCCGCAGGCGTGGACGCTTGCCACGCCGATCGTGTTGCGCGCCAACGAGGCTCCGGTCGCTGCCGTCGAGGTTGGCAACCCGCACCCGATCACCGGCGCGATCTTCGGCTCCGTCACCGCGGTGGACCAGGGCAACGGCGCGATCAGCTACGGGCCGACGCTCTTCACGACCGCCAAGGGCGGACTGGTGTCGGTCGGTGCAACATCGGGACACTTCACCTACACACCGTCGGTGCAGGCGCGGCAGGTGGCTCGGATGAGCAGCGAGGACGAGCACAAGTTCGACAGCTTCGAGGTGACGGTGTCCGACCTCTACGGCCGCAGCGTCGAGGTGCAGGTGCGGGTCCCTCTCTCGACCGCTCACGTGCCGCCCACCGGGGCTGCGCGACTGCGCATGCCCGATGCCAACGGCGTCGTGGTCGGACATATCGAGGGCACCGCGTGGGATGGTGCGAAACTCACCTACTCGCTGGCCAATGATGGCAACCCGGCCGATTCCACCGTCGAGTCCGCATACTCGCTCAAGGGTGGCCTCGTCCAGCTCGATCCGGCGACCGGACAATTCGTTTTCATACCCACCGTGTCCACGGCGGCGATCCCCGGTCTGGACACCGACCGCTTCGTGGTCACCGCCATCGACAATCAGGGCGGCACCGCCGATATCGTCGTCCGGCCGCTCGCGCATCTGAGGATAGACACCGAAACCACCGCAGTCACGCCCAACATGCAACGCGGTCGGCTGTCGGTGGCCTCCGACGGCGACGGCCCCATCAGCTTCGGCGTCGGTCGGCCGCCGGCCAAGGGCAGCGCGCAAGTGAGCAGCAACGGCACCTACGTCTACACCCGCACGCCCGGCCTGGGGCACGGCATCACCGCCGATGACTCGTTCACCATCATCGGCACCGACGACTTCGGACGCTCCATCACCGTCGCGACCGTCCAGGTCTGCCCACCGCTCGCCGATACGTCTCCCGTCACGGGCTGCGCGCAGCTCACGGAGTCGGTCGTCAACACCGCCGGCGTGCAGACCACACGCGGACGCATCGTCGCGACGGCAGCCGACGGGCGTCCATTGCGGGTCGAGGGTGGGGGACTGCCCGGCAATACCGTCATCTCCGCCAAGGGCAGCTCGGTGACGGTCAACGACGACGGCACGTTCACCTACTCCAGCGCCTTGAATACCACGATCGGACACGCCGCGGCCGCGGTCACGGCCCTGGCAGCCGACAAGCACGACCATTTCACCGTCACCGCCGAGGACGGCACGCTGGTGGTGGTGCCCGTGCATCTGCTGCCGCACAATCAGCTGCCGACCCAGAGCACCGTCGGCACGAGCGGACGGCTCGCCCTGCTCAAGACCGCTTCGTGGACCACCACGGTGGTCGATCCCGACGGTGACGACATCACCTTCGACGTCGTCCAGGACAACCCCCGCGGCTCGGTGTCGGTATACCGCACCCGGACCGGCGCATTCCTGGTGAACTACACCTCGACCTCCGGCAAGTGCGGCCGGTTTCACCCGAGCGAGAGCTTCACGGTGCGTTACTTCGACGGCCACGTCCGACCGGACGGGTCGCCGGCCTATGTGAGTGTGACGTACACATTCTGA
- a CDS encoding bifunctional 3,4-dihydroxy-2-butanone-4-phosphate synthase/GTP cyclohydrolase II, with translation MTRLDSVERAVADIAAGKAVVVIDDEDRENEGDLIFAAEKATPELVAFMVRYTSGYLCVPLDGAICDRLGLLPMYAVNQDKHGTAYTVTVDAKKDVGTGISASDRATTMRVLADPTAVAEDFTKPGHVVPLRAKDGGVLRRPGHTEAAVDLARLAGLQPAGAICEIVSQKDEGSMAQTEELRVFADDHGLALISIADLIEWRRKHEKHIERVAEARIPTRHGEFRAVGYTSIYEDVEHVALVRGDISGAEFDGHDVLVRVHSECLTGDVFGSQRCDCGPQLDAAMAMVAQEGRGIVLYMRGHEGRGIGLLHKLQAYQLQDAGADTVDANLELGLPADARDYGIGAQILVDLGVRSMRLLTNNPAKRVGLDGYGLHITERVPLPVRANAENIRYLMTKRDRMGHDLAGLEDYDQAQPGGAL, from the coding sequence ATGACACGGCTGGATTCCGTCGAACGGGCGGTAGCCGACATCGCGGCGGGTAAGGCGGTCGTGGTCATCGACGACGAGGACCGCGAGAACGAAGGCGATCTGATCTTCGCCGCGGAGAAGGCCACGCCCGAGCTCGTGGCATTCATGGTGCGGTACACCTCCGGTTACCTCTGCGTGCCCCTCGACGGTGCCATCTGCGATCGACTGGGCCTGCTGCCGATGTATGCGGTCAACCAGGACAAGCACGGCACCGCCTACACCGTGACCGTGGATGCCAAGAAGGACGTCGGGACCGGCATCTCGGCCTCCGACCGGGCGACCACGATGCGTGTGCTGGCGGACCCGACGGCAGTGGCCGAGGACTTCACGAAGCCCGGACACGTGGTGCCGCTGCGCGCCAAGGACGGCGGCGTGCTGCGCCGCCCCGGTCACACCGAGGCCGCCGTCGACCTGGCCAGGCTGGCGGGCCTGCAGCCTGCCGGTGCGATCTGCGAGATCGTCAGCCAGAAGGACGAGGGCTCGATGGCGCAGACCGAGGAGCTGCGGGTTTTCGCCGACGATCACGGGCTCGCCTTGATCTCCATCGCCGACCTCATCGAGTGGCGGCGCAAGCACGAGAAGCACATCGAACGCGTCGCCGAGGCGCGCATCCCCACCCGCCACGGTGAATTCCGGGCGGTCGGGTACACCTCCATCTACGAGGATGTCGAGCACGTCGCGCTGGTCCGCGGCGATATCTCCGGCGCCGAGTTCGATGGTCACGACGTGCTGGTGCGCGTGCACTCCGAGTGCCTGACCGGCGACGTGTTCGGCTCGCAGCGGTGCGATTGCGGTCCGCAACTGGATGCCGCGATGGCCATGGTGGCGCAGGAAGGACGCGGCATCGTGCTGTACATGCGCGGGCACGAAGGCCGCGGTATCGGCCTGCTGCACAAGTTGCAGGCATACCAGTTGCAGGACGCCGGCGCCGACACCGTCGACGCGAATCTGGAACTCGGCCTGCCTGCCGATGCCCGCGACTACGGCATCGGCGCGCAGATCCTGGTCGACCTGGGTGTGCGGTCGATGCGCCTGCTGACCAACAACCCGGCCAAGCGGGTGGGCCTGGACGGGTACGGCCTGCACATCACCGAGCGGGTACCGCTGCCCGTGCGTGCGAACGCCGAGAACATCCGCTATCTGATGACCAAACGAGACAGGATGGGCCACGACCTGGCCGGTCTTGAGGATTACGACCAGGCTCAGCCCGGTGGAGCGCTGTGA